The Castellaniella sp. genome includes a window with the following:
- a CDS encoding FAD/NAD(P)-binding oxidoreductase, which translates to MSTSAPTRKHTVVIIGGGTGGAAVAARLRRNQPQLDIAVIEPSSTHDYQPAWTLVGGGAYQAKDTRRALHDCLPTGVRHIAQRVQRLLPDERQVELDDGARIVYDYLVVAAGIQINWNAIDGLADALGKNGVTSNYRYDLAPYTWELVQQFQGGTAIFTQPAGAVKCPGAPQKALYLSADHFRRHGIKSASLQFRSACPTVFGIPFYAQALDKVMDSYAADTHYGNALVQVRGEEKIAVFESTVDGQTVREEVAYDLLHVVPPQSAPDFIRLSPLADANGWLEIDKHTLRHPRYPNIFGLGDCTSTPNSKTAAAIKSQAPVLAGNLLSALRGAGNVESYDGYAACPLTTSRGKVLLAEFTYGGTITPSFPVDPRVPRRFYWWLKRSFLPWFYWNILIKGRGLPVTHKTREFPAGAPSVQP; encoded by the coding sequence ATGAGCACATCCGCACCCACTCGTAAACACACTGTCGTGATCATTGGCGGCGGTACTGGCGGGGCTGCCGTTGCCGCCCGTCTGCGGCGCAATCAGCCGCAACTCGACATCGCCGTTATCGAGCCGTCATCGACCCATGATTACCAGCCGGCCTGGACACTGGTGGGCGGTGGCGCCTATCAGGCCAAGGATACGCGCCGGGCCTTGCATGACTGCCTGCCGACCGGCGTGCGACATATCGCCCAGCGCGTCCAGCGCCTGCTGCCTGATGAGCGCCAGGTCGAACTCGATGACGGCGCCCGGATCGTCTATGACTACCTGGTGGTGGCGGCTGGCATCCAGATCAATTGGAACGCCATCGACGGCTTGGCCGATGCCCTGGGAAAAAACGGCGTGACCAGCAACTATCGCTACGACCTGGCCCCCTATACCTGGGAGCTGGTCCAGCAGTTCCAGGGGGGAACGGCAATCTTTACCCAGCCAGCCGGTGCCGTCAAATGCCCAGGCGCGCCGCAAAAAGCCCTGTACTTGTCTGCGGATCATTTCCGTCGCCACGGCATCAAGTCCGCCAGCTTGCAGTTTCGTTCAGCCTGCCCCACTGTGTTCGGTATTCCGTTCTACGCTCAGGCCTTGGACAAGGTCATGGACTCGTATGCCGCCGATACGCACTATGGCAATGCCTTGGTGCAAGTGCGCGGCGAGGAAAAAATCGCTGTTTTTGAATCCACCGTGGATGGCCAGACCGTGCGCGAGGAAGTCGCCTACGACCTGCTGCATGTGGTGCCGCCCCAGAGCGCGCCGGATTTCATCCGGCTAAGCCCGCTGGCCGACGCCAACGGCTGGCTGGAAATCGACAAGCACACCCTGCGCCATCCGCGCTATCCCAATATCTTTGGCCTGGGCGATTGCACGTCCACCCCCAACAGCAAGACCGCAGCAGCCATCAAGAGCCAGGCGCCGGTCCTGGCAGGCAATCTGCTCAGTGCCTTGCGAGGGGCAGGCAATGTGGAATCCTACGACGGCTATGCCGCCTGCCCGCTGACGACATCGCGGGGCAAGGTTTTACTGGCCGAATTCACTTACGGCGGCACCATTACGCCCAGTTTTCCGGTCGACCCGCGCGTCCCACGCCGATTCTACTGGTGGCTCAAGCGTTCTTTCCTGCCCTGGTTCTACTGGAATATCTTGATCAAGGGCCGCGGGCTGCCAGTGACCCACAAAACCCGAGAATTTCCGGCTGGGGCGCCTTCGGTACAGCCATAA
- a CDS encoding RsiV family protein, translating into MMHPPRFAYSRLYRPLLATTMTLALAACASSPQGDISLVPAQLDQQTSQSGLFSQPIQWSGERPGCKGECPKLVIDSLAFPGNPRLTGLVDHALATMTWLDTSRPAPYDTLQAYQAYYWKTAAPRDEANLIARNRYRNAHLTVIELNVGQYQTGMAHGITGTQFINWDNQSAKALTIDQLLQPGARPGFDAALQAVHDKWVLAHRDAIQDPDSFSRMWPFATSDNVAITDQGVLVKYQSYEIAPYAWGQPELLIPYTQLQGILRPAYLPPNL; encoded by the coding sequence ATGATGCACCCACCGCGCTTTGCCTATTCCAGACTGTACCGGCCCCTGCTGGCCACCACCATGACGCTGGCACTGGCCGCCTGCGCCAGCAGCCCGCAAGGCGATATTTCCCTGGTGCCCGCCCAATTGGACCAGCAAACCAGCCAATCAGGTTTGTTCTCCCAGCCGATTCAATGGTCCGGAGAACGCCCTGGCTGCAAGGGCGAATGTCCTAAATTAGTGATTGATTCCCTGGCTTTCCCCGGCAATCCCCGCCTGACCGGCCTGGTGGACCATGCCCTGGCCACCATGACCTGGCTGGATACCAGCCGCCCTGCCCCTTACGATACTTTGCAGGCATACCAGGCTTACTACTGGAAGACCGCCGCCCCTCGGGACGAGGCCAATCTGATCGCCCGCAACCGCTATCGCAATGCGCACTTGACGGTGATCGAGCTCAACGTAGGCCAATATCAAACCGGCATGGCGCACGGCATAACAGGCACCCAGTTCATCAACTGGGACAATCAAAGCGCCAAGGCCCTGACCATAGACCAGTTGCTGCAGCCTGGGGCGCGCCCTGGCTTTGATGCAGCCTTGCAGGCAGTGCATGACAAGTGGGTGCTGGCCCACCGCGATGCGATCCAGGACCCGGATAGCTTCAGTCGCATGTGGCCCTTTGCCACCAGCGATAACGTCGCGATCACCGACCAGGGGGTGTTGGTGAAATATCAGTCCTACGAAATCGCGCCTTACGCCTGGGGCCAACCCGAACTTTTGATTCCCTATACCCAGTTGCAGGGTATTTTGCGGCCCGCGTATCTGCCGCCCAATCTCTGA
- a CDS encoding SDR family NAD(P)-dependent oxidoreductase: MSKIALVTGASAGFGAAISQRLVADGYTVIGAARRLDRLQSLKSDLGDAFFPLVMDVTDAASVDQGCAWIEQQFQGLDLLVNNAGLALGVAPAQEASMVDWERMIATNILGLTRLVHVVLPGMVKRNQGHIINIGSTAGDYPYPGGNVYGATKAFVRQLSLNLRADLFGTRVRVTNIEPGLCGGTEFSLVRLGDDQRAAAVYDGADPLTADDVADAVVWAATRPARVNINSIELMPVSQSFAGLKIHREP; the protein is encoded by the coding sequence ATGTCCAAAATTGCTCTGGTGACCGGCGCCTCCGCCGGCTTTGGCGCCGCCATTTCGCAGCGCCTGGTTGCAGACGGCTACACCGTGATCGGCGCCGCCCGGCGCCTGGATCGGTTGCAATCCCTCAAATCCGATCTCGGAGATGCCTTTTTCCCCTTGGTGATGGATGTCACCGACGCCGCCTCGGTGGACCAGGGCTGTGCCTGGATAGAACAACAGTTCCAGGGGCTGGACTTGCTGGTCAATAATGCCGGCCTGGCGCTGGGGGTGGCCCCGGCGCAAGAAGCCTCGATGGTCGATTGGGAACGCATGATCGCCACCAACATACTGGGCCTGACCCGCCTGGTGCACGTCGTACTGCCCGGCATGGTCAAGCGCAACCAGGGCCACATCATCAATATCGGCTCTACGGCAGGCGACTATCCTTATCCGGGCGGTAACGTCTATGGCGCCACCAAGGCATTCGTGCGCCAGCTCAGCCTGAATCTACGGGCCGATCTCTTTGGCACCCGGGTGCGGGTCACCAATATAGAACCAGGCCTGTGCGGCGGCACGGAATTTTCCCTGGTTCGCCTGGGCGATGATCAACGCGCGGCAGCGGTCTACGACGGCGCAGATCCCTTGACCGCCGATGATGTGGCCGATGCCGTCGTCTGGGCAGCCACGCGCCCGGCCCGGGTCAATATCAACTCGATTGAACTCATGCCGGTGTCGCAGTCGTTTGCCGGCCTGAAAATACACCGCGAGCCCTGA